The following coding sequences are from one Streptomyces sp. V3I7 window:
- a CDS encoding sulfite oxidase-like oxidoreductase: MGQPVEHESGEFGEGVRSELPPGQRLQRGWPVMHYGPVPKFRPERWEFRVFGATADGDKRCWTHEEFTGLPYTSVVADLHCVTKFSMLGAEWGGVPASAILKAAPPASGVTHVMVWAEYGFSANLRLSDFAAEGTIFATHKDGELLTAEHGFPVRLVVPHLYAWKGPKWVRGVEYMTEDRRGFWEERGYHNLGDPWKEQRYSYQEEPGDGPEL; the protein is encoded by the coding sequence ATGGGGCAGCCGGTGGAGCACGAATCTGGAGAATTCGGAGAGGGCGTACGGTCCGAGCTTCCGCCGGGGCAGCGGCTCCAGCGCGGCTGGCCGGTCATGCACTACGGCCCGGTGCCCAAGTTCCGCCCCGAGCGCTGGGAGTTCAGGGTCTTCGGGGCCACCGCCGACGGCGACAAGCGCTGCTGGACCCATGAGGAGTTCACGGGCCTGCCGTACACCAGCGTCGTCGCCGACCTCCACTGCGTGACCAAGTTCAGCATGCTCGGCGCCGAATGGGGCGGCGTCCCGGCGAGCGCGATCCTGAAGGCGGCGCCGCCCGCCTCCGGCGTCACCCATGTGATGGTCTGGGCGGAGTACGGCTTCAGCGCGAACCTCCGCCTGTCGGACTTCGCCGCCGAGGGCACGATCTTCGCGACCCACAAGGACGGCGAACTCCTCACCGCCGAGCACGGCTTCCCGGTCCGCCTCGTCGTCCCGCACCTGTACGCCTGGAAGGGGCCCAAGTGGGTCCGCGGCGTCGAGTACATGACCGAGGACCGCCGTGGCTTCTGGGAGGAGCGCGGCTACCACAACCTCGGCGACCCCTGGAAGGAACAGCGCTACTCCTACCAGGAGGAGCCCGGGGACGGCCCCGAGCTCTGA
- the bfr gene encoding bacterioferritin, with translation MQGDPEVLEFLNEQLTGELTAINQYFLHAKMQENFGWTKLAKYTRHESFDEMKHAEVLTDRILFLEGLPNYQRLFHVRVGQTVKEMFEADRQIEVEAIDRLTRGAKVMREKGDLTSANIFEDILADEEHHIDYLDTQLELVNKLGEALYLAQLIEQPDS, from the coding sequence ATGCAGGGCGACCCCGAGGTCCTGGAATTCCTGAACGAGCAGCTCACCGGCGAGCTCACCGCCATCAACCAGTACTTCCTGCACGCCAAGATGCAGGAGAACTTCGGCTGGACGAAGCTCGCGAAGTACACGCGGCACGAGTCGTTCGACGAGATGAAGCACGCCGAGGTGCTGACCGACCGGATCCTGTTCCTGGAGGGGCTGCCCAACTACCAGCGGCTGTTCCATGTGCGGGTGGGTCAGACCGTCAAGGAGATGTTCGAGGCGGACCGGCAGATCGAGGTGGAGGCGATCGACCGGCTGACGCGCGGCGCGAAGGTGATGCGCGAGAAGGGCGATCTCACATCCGCGAACATCTTCGAGGACATCCTCGCCGACGAGGAGCACCACATCGACTACCTGGACACCCAGCTGGAACTGGTGAACAAGCTCGGGGAGGCGCTCTACCTCGCGCAGCTCATCGAGCAGCCGGACAGCTGA
- a CDS encoding IS481 family transposase, with the protein MSHRNARLTVHGRRLLVERVCAGRPVAHVAAEMGISRATAHKWVRRWRAEGESGLHDRSSRPRTTPHRTPAMVEAHVCQLRQARKLGPARIGPVLGMPASTVHRILVRHGLNRLAHLDRPTGEVIRRYERDRPGELVHVDVKKLGRIPDGGGHKVLGRQAGRARRSSMGFDYVHSAVDDHSRLAYSEIHPDEKADTCAGFLRRAAAFFATCGIEHIERVLTDNAWPYRKSFAWRQALADLGAAGKLTRIYRPQTNGKVERFNRTLLDEWAYLRPYTSNTERAEALPDFLHTYNHHRCHTALGGHPPINRVNNAAGQYN; encoded by the coding sequence GTGTCCCACCGTAATGCCCGGCTGACCGTTCACGGCAGGCGGCTTCTCGTTGAACGTGTCTGCGCAGGTCGCCCCGTTGCGCATGTCGCGGCGGAGATGGGCATCTCGCGGGCCACGGCTCACAAGTGGGTCCGCCGCTGGCGGGCAGAGGGCGAGTCGGGCCTGCACGACCGTTCCAGCAGGCCGCGGACGACACCCCACCGCACGCCCGCGATGGTGGAGGCCCACGTGTGCCAACTGCGTCAGGCCCGCAAGCTCGGCCCGGCCCGCATCGGCCCCGTCCTGGGCATGCCCGCCTCGACCGTGCACCGCATCCTGGTCCGCCATGGCCTGAATCGCCTGGCCCATCTTGACCGGCCCACGGGTGAGGTCATCCGCCGCTACGAACGCGACCGCCCCGGCGAGCTCGTCCACGTCGACGTCAAGAAACTCGGCCGGATCCCGGACGGCGGCGGTCACAAGGTCCTGGGCCGCCAGGCAGGCCGTGCCCGACGCAGCAGCATGGGCTTCGACTACGTCCACTCCGCCGTCGACGACCACAGCCGTCTCGCCTACAGCGAGATCCACCCGGACGAGAAGGCCGACACCTGCGCAGGCTTCCTCCGCCGGGCCGCAGCCTTCTTCGCCACCTGCGGCATCGAGCACATCGAACGCGTTCTGACCGACAACGCCTGGCCCTACCGCAAAAGCTTCGCCTGGCGGCAAGCCCTGGCCGACCTCGGTGCGGCCGGCAAGCTCACCCGCATCTACCGGCCGCAGACCAACGGCAAGGTCGAACGCTTCAACCGCACACTGCTCGACGAATGGGCCTACCTGCGGCCCTACACCAGCAACACCGAACGCGCCGAAGCCCTGCCAGACTTCCTCCACACCTACAACCACCACCGCTGCCACACCGCACTCGGCGGCCACCCACCGATCAATCGTGTGAACAATGCTGCGGGTCAATACAACTAG
- a CDS encoding bacterioferritin-associated ferredoxin, whose product MFVCSCFGITEQQVKQHAEGGACTPRQIASACKAGTDCGSCVRRIQAILGRGACPRRELADQGRPVLSDLPSAPAFPEAA is encoded by the coding sequence GTGTTCGTCTGCAGTTGCTTCGGCATCACAGAGCAACAGGTGAAGCAGCACGCGGAGGGCGGCGCCTGCACCCCGCGCCAGATCGCCTCCGCCTGCAAGGCGGGCACGGACTGCGGGTCGTGCGTACGCCGCATCCAGGCGATCCTCGGCCGGGGCGCCTGCCCGCGCCGCGAGCTGGCCGACCAGGGCAGGCCGGTACTCTCCGACCTCCCGTCCGCACCCGCGTTCCCGGAAGCGGCCTAG
- a CDS encoding class II 3-deoxy-7-phosphoheptulonate synthase, whose amino-acid sequence MTVNAKTSSHAGNTWRDLPAAQQPEYPDPEALRAVIADLESYPPLVFAGECDQLRARMAAVAKGEAFLLQGGDCAESFDAVGAEQIRAKLKTLLQMGAVLTYAASVPVVKVGRIAGQYSKPRSKPTETRDGVTLPTYRGDSVNGFEFTEAARVPDPERLKRMYHASASTLNLVRAFTTGGYADLRQVHAWNQDFVKSSPSGQRYEQLAREIDNALNFMRACGAEPEEFKTVEFYASHEALLMDYETALTRIDSRTGKLYDVSGHMVWIGERTRQLDGAHIEFASRISNPVGIKLGPTTTAEEALQYIERLDPDREPGRLTFIVRMGADKIRDRLPELVEKVTASGATVAWVTDPMHGNTFEAASGHKTRRFDDVLDEVKGFFEVHKELGTHPGGIHVELTGDDVTECVGGGDEIFVDDLHQRYETACDPRLNRSQSLDLAFLVAEMYRDQ is encoded by the coding sequence GTGACCGTGAACGCTAAGACCAGCTCCCACGCTGGCAACACCTGGCGAGACCTGCCCGCGGCGCAGCAGCCCGAGTACCCCGACCCCGAGGCTCTGCGCGCAGTGATCGCGGACCTCGAGTCGTATCCGCCGCTCGTCTTCGCGGGCGAGTGCGACCAGCTGCGTGCCCGTATGGCGGCTGTGGCCAAGGGGGAGGCGTTCCTGCTCCAGGGCGGCGACTGCGCGGAGTCCTTCGACGCTGTGGGCGCCGAGCAGATTCGGGCCAAGTTGAAGACGTTGCTGCAGATGGGCGCCGTGCTCACTTACGCCGCGTCCGTGCCCGTGGTGAAGGTGGGCCGGATCGCCGGCCAGTACTCCAAGCCGCGCTCCAAGCCGACCGAGACCCGCGACGGCGTGACCCTGCCGACCTACCGCGGCGACTCCGTCAACGGCTTCGAGTTCACCGAGGCCGCCCGCGTCCCGGACCCCGAGCGGCTGAAGCGGATGTACCACGCCTCCGCCTCGACGCTGAACCTGGTGCGCGCCTTCACCACCGGCGGCTACGCCGACCTGCGCCAGGTGCACGCCTGGAACCAGGACTTCGTGAAGTCGTCCCCCTCGGGCCAGCGCTACGAGCAGCTCGCCCGCGAGATCGACAACGCGCTGAACTTCATGCGGGCCTGCGGCGCGGAGCCCGAGGAGTTCAAGACGGTCGAGTTCTACGCCTCGCACGAGGCGCTGCTGATGGACTACGAGACCGCCCTGACCCGGATCGACTCGCGCACCGGCAAGCTGTACGACGTCTCCGGGCACATGGTGTGGATCGGTGAGCGCACCCGGCAGCTGGACGGCGCGCACATCGAGTTCGCCTCGAGGATCAGCAACCCGGTCGGCATCAAGCTCGGCCCGACGACCACGGCCGAGGAGGCGCTGCAGTACATCGAGCGCCTCGACCCCGACCGCGAGCCGGGCCGGCTGACCTTCATCGTCCGTATGGGCGCCGACAAGATCCGCGACAGGCTCCCCGAGCTGGTCGAGAAGGTCACGGCGTCCGGCGCGACGGTGGCCTGGGTGACCGACCCGATGCACGGCAACACCTTCGAGGCGGCCTCCGGCCACAAGACCCGCCGCTTCGACGACGTGCTCGACGAGGTGAAGGGCTTCTTCGAGGTCCACAAGGAGCTCGGCACGCACCCGGGCGGCATCCACGTGGAGCTCACCGGCGACGACGTCACCGAGTGCGTGGGCGGCGGCGACGAGATCTTCGTCGACGACCTGCACCAGCGCTACGAGACGGCCTGCGACCCGCGGCTGAACCGCAGCCAGTCGCTCGACCTGGCGTTCCTCGTGGCGGAGATGTACCGGGACCAGTGA
- a CDS encoding trp operon leader peptide has product MFALSIQNWWWTAHPAAH; this is encoded by the coding sequence ATGTTCGCGCTTTCGATCCAGAACTGGTGGTGGACCGCTCATCCGGCGGCCCACTGA
- a CDS encoding anthranilate synthase family protein has protein sequence MDLLDLLHDPRPFALLRRRSPGRDGDTVEVLVGPVTTRERLADLPEEGLALVPFRQIRERGFDVRDDGTPLAVLTPEESYEIPLSEALEQLPAHDVRVRGGGFDVDDEEYGEIVGRVLREEIGRGEGANFVIRRTYEGEVPGFGRADALALFRRLLEGERGAYWTFVVHTGERTLVGASPEVHVRMSNGRGEREALPAEGGGGRRAGGTVVMNPISGTYRYPAEGPTPEHLLDFLADGKEIEELSMVVDEELKMMCTVGDMGGVVVGPRLKEMAHLAHTEYELRGRSSLDVREVLRETMFAATVTGSPVQNACRVIERHESGGRGYYAGALALLGRDSGGARTLDSPILIRTADIDAAGRLRVGVGATLVRGSDPASEVAETHAKAAGVLAALGVGPSRPRAERARPRLADDPRVRAALDGRRSSLAPFWLRMREQAPSLGEHALVVDAEDTFTAMLAHVLRASGLDVTVRRYDEPGLREAVLAHEGPVVLGPGPGDSSDPADPKMRFLRELTADVLREHRHGVLGVCLGHELIAAELGLEIVRKEVPYQGAQTEIDLFGRIETVGFYNSFTARCEDEAQAELAAQGIEVSRAANGEVHAIRGQGFAGVQFHPESVLTLDGVSVVRELVGQPRRTTV, from the coding sequence ATGGACCTGCTGGACCTGCTGCACGACCCACGCCCCTTCGCCCTGCTCCGCCGCCGCTCCCCCGGGCGCGACGGGGACACGGTGGAGGTGCTCGTCGGGCCGGTGACCACCCGCGAGCGGCTCGCCGACCTCCCGGAGGAGGGCCTCGCACTCGTCCCGTTCCGGCAGATCCGCGAGCGCGGCTTCGACGTCCGCGACGACGGGACCCCGCTGGCGGTGCTCACGCCCGAGGAGTCGTACGAGATCCCGCTGTCCGAGGCGCTGGAGCAGCTCCCCGCGCACGACGTCCGTGTCCGGGGCGGCGGCTTCGACGTCGATGACGAGGAGTACGGCGAGATCGTCGGGCGGGTGCTGCGCGAGGAGATCGGGCGGGGCGAGGGCGCGAACTTCGTGATCCGGCGGACGTACGAGGGTGAGGTCCCGGGGTTCGGGCGCGCCGACGCGCTGGCGCTGTTCCGGCGGCTCCTCGAGGGCGAGCGCGGCGCGTACTGGACGTTCGTCGTGCACACCGGGGAGCGGACGCTGGTCGGGGCGAGCCCGGAGGTGCATGTCCGCATGTCGAATGGAAGGGGCGAGCGCGAAGCGCTCCCGGCTGAGGGCGGTGGTGGGAGACGGGCGGGCGGGACGGTCGTGATGAACCCGATCAGCGGGACGTACCGCTACCCGGCCGAAGGGCCGACGCCCGAGCACCTGCTGGACTTCCTCGCCGACGGCAAGGAGATCGAGGAGCTGTCGATGGTCGTCGACGAGGAGCTCAAGATGATGTGCACCGTCGGCGACATGGGCGGGGTGGTGGTCGGCCCGCGCCTGAAGGAGATGGCGCACCTCGCGCACACCGAGTACGAGCTGCGCGGGAGGTCCTCGCTGGACGTGCGCGAGGTGCTGCGGGAGACCATGTTCGCCGCCACGGTCACCGGGTCCCCGGTGCAGAACGCCTGCCGGGTGATCGAGCGGCACGAGAGCGGCGGGCGCGGCTACTACGCCGGGGCGCTGGCGCTGCTCGGCCGGGACTCCGGGGGCGCCCGGACGCTCGACTCCCCCATCCTCATCCGCACCGCCGACATCGACGCGGCCGGGCGGCTGCGGGTCGGGGTGGGCGCGACGCTCGTCCGCGGCTCGGACCCGGCGAGCGAGGTGGCGGAGACGCACGCGAAGGCGGCGGGGGTGCTGGCGGCGCTCGGCGTAGGGCCGTCGCGTCCGCGCGCGGAGCGGGCCCGGCCCCGGCTGGCCGACGACCCGCGGGTGCGGGCGGCGCTGGACGGGCGGCGGTCCTCGCTGGCGCCGTTCTGGCTGCGGATGCGGGAGCAGGCGCCGTCCCTCGGGGAGCACGCGCTGGTCGTCGACGCGGAGGACACCTTCACCGCGATGCTGGCGCATGTGCTGCGCGCGTCCGGCCTGGACGTGACCGTGCGACGGTACGACGAGCCGGGACTGCGGGAGGCGGTGCTCGCGCACGAGGGTCCGGTGGTGCTCGGCCCGGGCCCGGGGGACTCCTCGGATCCTGCCGACCCGAAGATGCGGTTCCTGCGGGAGCTGACCGCCGACGTGCTGCGCGAGCACCGGCACGGCGTGCTCGGGGTGTGCCTCGGGCACGAGCTGATCGCGGCGGAGCTGGGGCTGGAGATCGTCCGCAAGGAGGTGCCGTACCAGGGTGCGCAGACGGAGATCGACCTGTTCGGCAGGATCGAGACCGTCGGCTTCTACAACAGCTTCACGGCCCGCTGCGAGGACGAGGCTCAGGCGGAACTGGCAGCCCAGGGCATCGAGGTGAGCCGGGCCGCGAACGGTGAGGTGCACGCGATCCGGGGCCAGGGGTTCGCCGGGGTCCAGTTCCACCCGGAGTCGGTTCTGACCCTCGACGGGGTCTCGGTCGTGCGGGAACTGGTGGGGCAGCCGCGCCGCACGACCGTGTAG
- a CDS encoding 6-phosphofructokinase: MRVGVLTGGGDCPGLNAVIRGIVRKGVQEYGYEFTGYRDGWRGPLEGDTVRLDIPAVRGILPRGGTILGSSRTNPLKLQDGIRRIKDNLAKQEVEALVAIGGEDTLGVAARLSDEYGVPCVGVPKTIDNDLSATDYTFGFDTAVGIATEAIDRLHTTAESHMRVLVCEVMGRHAGWIALHSGLAGGANVILIPEQRFDLDQVCAWITSRFKASYAPIVVVAEGAMPQDGDVVLKDGSLDAFGHVRLSGVGEWLAKEIEKRTGKEARTTVLGHVQRGGTPSAFDRWLATRFGLHAIDAVHDRDFGKMVALRGTDIVRVPISEATARLKTVDPKLYEEVGVFFG, encoded by the coding sequence ATGCGGGTCGGAGTACTGACCGGAGGCGGCGACTGCCCCGGGCTCAACGCCGTCATCCGCGGCATCGTCCGCAAGGGCGTCCAGGAGTACGGCTACGAATTCACCGGCTACCGGGACGGCTGGCGCGGCCCCCTCGAAGGCGACACCGTCCGTCTCGACATCCCCGCCGTGCGCGGCATCCTGCCCCGCGGCGGCACCATCCTCGGCTCCTCGCGCACCAACCCGCTCAAGCTCCAGGACGGCATCCGCCGGATCAAGGACAACCTCGCCAAGCAGGAGGTCGAGGCGCTCGTCGCGATCGGCGGCGAGGACACCCTGGGCGTGGCCGCGCGGCTGTCCGACGAGTACGGCGTGCCCTGCGTCGGCGTGCCCAAGACCATCGACAACGACCTCTCCGCCACCGACTACACCTTCGGCTTCGACACGGCCGTCGGCATCGCCACGGAGGCCATCGACCGGCTGCACACCACCGCCGAGTCCCATATGCGGGTCCTCGTCTGCGAGGTGATGGGCCGGCACGCCGGCTGGATCGCCCTGCACTCCGGCCTCGCAGGCGGCGCCAACGTCATCCTCATCCCCGAGCAGCGCTTCGACCTCGACCAGGTGTGTGCCTGGATCACCTCCCGCTTCAAGGCGTCGTACGCCCCGATCGTCGTCGTCGCCGAGGGCGCCATGCCCCAGGACGGCGACGTGGTGCTCAAGGACGGCTCGCTCGACGCCTTCGGCCACGTCCGGCTCTCCGGCGTCGGCGAGTGGCTGGCCAAGGAGATCGAGAAGCGGACCGGCAAGGAGGCGCGCACCACGGTCCTCGGCCACGTCCAGCGCGGCGGCACGCCGAGCGCCTTCGACCGCTGGCTCGCCACCCGCTTCGGCCTGCACGCCATCGACGCCGTCCACGACCGCGACTTCGGCAAGATGGTCGCCCTGCGCGGCACGGACATCGTCCGCGTCCCGATCTCCGAGGCCACGGCCAGGCTGAAGACCGTGGACCCGAAGCTGTACGAGGAGGTCGGCGTCTTCTTCGGCTGA
- a CDS encoding response regulator transcription factor, with protein sequence MTQAQGPIKVMVVDDHPMWRDAVARDLAESGFEVVATAGDGEQAVRRALAAGPDVLVLDLNLPAKPGVQVCKELVGANPALRVLVLSASGEHADVLEAVKSGATGYLLKSASTEELLDAVRRTAVGDPVFTPGLAGLVLGEYRRLASDPGGAAAEAEEPNAPRLTDRETEVLRLVAKGLSYKQIAERLVISHRTVQNHVQNTLGKLQLHNRVELVRYAIERGLDEE encoded by the coding sequence ATGACGCAGGCACAGGGCCCGATCAAGGTCATGGTGGTCGACGACCACCCGATGTGGCGCGACGCGGTCGCCCGGGACCTGGCCGAGTCCGGCTTCGAGGTGGTCGCCACCGCCGGGGACGGCGAGCAGGCGGTGCGCCGCGCGCTGGCCGCCGGCCCGGACGTCCTCGTCCTGGACCTGAACCTGCCGGCCAAGCCCGGCGTCCAGGTCTGCAAGGAACTCGTCGGCGCCAACCCGGCGTTGCGCGTCCTGGTGCTGTCGGCCAGCGGCGAGCACGCCGACGTCCTGGAGGCCGTGAAGTCCGGGGCGACCGGCTATCTGCTGAAGTCGGCGTCCACCGAGGAACTCCTCGACGCGGTGCGCCGAACCGCCGTCGGCGACCCGGTGTTCACGCCCGGACTCGCCGGACTGGTCCTCGGCGAGTACCGGCGGCTGGCCTCCGATCCGGGCGGCGCCGCGGCCGAGGCCGAGGAGCCGAACGCGCCGCGGCTGACCGACCGCGAGACCGAGGTGCTGCGCCTGGTCGCCAAGGGACTGAGCTACAAACAGATAGCCGAGCGCCTGGTCATCTCCCACCGCACGGTGCAGAACCACGTCCAGAACACTCTGGGCAAGCTCCAGTTGCACAACCGCGTCGAGCTGGTGCGGTACGCGATCGAGCGGGGGCTCGACGAGGAGTGA